A DNA window from Labrys wisconsinensis contains the following coding sequences:
- a CDS encoding TRAP transporter substrate-binding protein, which yields MTSSCDPALRRPVRLAARIGAVLALAAAAWAGPASAETSLRLAHASSIDSLINKAVERFAAEVAEETKGSVKIVIFPNAQLGDEGPIADGVGAGSIDIGLGGAIDAIDPKLNVLSLPFLFRDAANVHKFLDSEEGGKIQRFGEDRGYLMLGVLDSGFRQFATTTKPVESPADLAGIKIRTPPNPVILATMKQLGALAESIPFGQVYTALQSHVVAAVEPEMRDFYDAKWFEVAKNLSISNYIWTANWWYMNKDRFDALAPAEQAALRKAAADTVVWYRGELDKAYAQTQKTLEAHSVKIVTVDTAPFRALVGPVYDQFAKEWGAALVTSVRQAAAAD from the coding sequence ATGACTTCCTCCTGTGACCCGGCCCTGCGCCGGCCCGTCCGCCTCGCCGCCCGCATCGGCGCCGTCCTCGCGCTCGCCGCAGCGGCCTGGGCCGGCCCGGCCTCAGCCGAGACCAGCCTGCGCCTCGCCCACGCCTCCTCCATCGACAGCCTGATCAACAAGGCGGTCGAGCGCTTCGCGGCCGAGGTCGCCGAGGAGACCAAGGGCTCGGTCAAGATCGTCATCTTCCCCAATGCCCAGCTCGGCGACGAGGGGCCGATCGCCGATGGCGTCGGCGCCGGCTCGATCGACATCGGCCTCGGCGGCGCCATCGACGCCATCGACCCCAAGCTCAACGTGCTGTCGCTGCCCTTCCTGTTCCGCGACGCCGCCAACGTGCACAAATTCCTCGACAGCGAGGAAGGCGGCAAGATCCAGCGTTTCGGCGAAGACCGCGGCTACCTCATGCTCGGCGTGCTCGATTCCGGCTTCCGCCAGTTCGCCACCACCACCAAGCCGGTGGAGAGCCCGGCCGACCTTGCCGGCATCAAGATCCGCACGCCGCCGAACCCGGTGATCCTGGCGACGATGAAGCAGCTCGGCGCCCTGGCGGAGTCGATCCCGTTCGGACAGGTCTATACCGCTCTGCAGTCGCATGTCGTCGCAGCGGTCGAGCCGGAGATGCGCGACTTCTACGACGCCAAATGGTTCGAGGTCGCCAAGAACCTCTCCATCTCCAACTACATCTGGACCGCCAACTGGTGGTACATGAACAAGGACAGGTTCGACGCCCTGGCGCCGGCGGAACAGGCGGCGCTGCGCAAGGCCGCGGCCGACACCGTCGTCTGGTATCGCGGCGAGCTCGACAAGGCCTATGCCCAGACGCAGAAGACGCTGGAGGCCCATTCGGTCAAGATCGTCACCGTCGACACCGCACCCTTCCGCGCGCTGGTCGGCCCGGTCTACGACCAGTTCGCCAAGGAATGGGGCGCGGCGCTGGTGACGAGCGTGCGCCAGGCCGCGGCCGCGGAC